GTGTACAAGATCCTGAAAAGACTTGAAACCAAATTTAGAGTATGACAAGCACAAGAGGTCACCACCAGTTTTCTTCGTCCATGTTCTTATTTTTCTGATAAACATAGCATGCACAATGGGTCActtcttgaatttgaaaaataaccatTCATATTGCTTGCATTTCTGTCACTGGCAGATTCCTATCTTATGTTGGCTGGGTGACAATTTTCATATGACTGAATAACCAATTAACAAGGTTTGTGTTTGACCGaaagaacttgaaaaaaaaaaattgttttctttaaaattttatttgataattccTGAAGTAACCATTTTATTGCTACTTTCAACATCAAATTCTTAATAATATTAGCACTTAGATTTTGTTACATGTATACAAATTGTCCTCTCTTTGGTCAGCATCTGATTGAAGTTTGTTTGTAAATGCTTATTGTGGTATCTACGAGTTCAAGTTTGGAAtcccaaaattcaaaatctgTTTGaagtattgaatttttttcaaataacatGTAATAATTGGTTGAACTTAAGAATCCCAAAAATGCAAAGCTATTAAATTTATACAGAAAGTAACATGTGCCATTCCTCTCTTGCAGTATATTCTTATTGGTGCGTTGGGGTTGCTCGTTATAACTTCAGAAAAGATTGAAGAACAAAGTGAATTCATGCTGTGGTTGATCTCCAATATGTACGGTTTTGCAGCTGCCATATCTCATGTGCCATTTCTCCCATCCCTTGTACATTGGACAAGttaaattttaatgataaatgAAATCAGaataattgataaaaattttgttatctttATATAACTCTCTACCAAAGATGTAGCACttgtttattgtattttttttcctgtctAATTTAATAACATTTTCTTGGGGGCCAGGCATGGATGCAATGTGTTACAGTTTAGTGAAAAAACGTGTAAAATATTGGTCTTGTTTCCATTGTTCTTTGTCATATACGAGGGGAAATGGACAACCCATTATCGGTatgattctgttcaaaactcTTTCTTAGactcattgaagcttcactatTTGGATGAAATGAAAACCTTTACATCAACTATTCAattgttgataacagaagtgttgtTGATGGGAAATAAACCGATGATATTAACGTGGAAATCTTCAGAGCAGATTGCAATATCATGTCATCATATAATCTAGTGTTTGACCAGTTCTTTGCCAAGTGTTTGTGCCTttgtgaagagagagagatcaattGTAATATTCTAAGATCTCAACACTATGCTTGAGAAGTTTCAACAAGGTCGCATTTACAGAGCAACTGGATAAGCTCCATTTGGTCTTAGCGTGATTCAGCTTGGATGGCTCTCCTTCTTTAGAAGCCACAAGACAAGAGCACTCAAAtgtttgaataataaaaaaatgtgtaaaatttacacatttttgcctaaaaatgacTCACAAGtgtataattatgtaaatttacaagGATGGAACTATGCTGGACTCcctgaaattttaattttagtaaataaataaatatatatatatatatatatatatatataagaatgaaaatttaaaataaaaaatatttatacttagcctccctaaaaattaaaattggtcACAAAAGCCAATAAACACTATAGGCATTTCATTCCTTGTGACCTGCACTATGTGATCGAGTGTATCCACATGGATTGTGTACtagtgtgtattttttttttttttttttggtaaacttcaaaacatatttattgattgtttagccttttttttatgcaaatggCTTGAGTTGTTAAGTTGCCTTTGGTTATTTGTTGTCTAAGACTTAAAGTTAGAAGTgtggttcattttttttttttttttttttttaattttttaatttccttggcaatgttaattagttttttagttCAATAATATTTCACATAtaattagattataaaatatGACTTATATTTGATTGGAAAATAtagctacaatattttcatttcaaaagaaaaatgcaaataattCTAAAACAACTGTGGGGGAGTGGATTGAATCTGCCTCAAAGACCTAAACCTGAAGAGAATGGTCCAAGAAACCCTATCTGCAGAATAGGCTCGGCCCATGTGCTAGTGTGAGATGACCGAGCCCCTCGTCGAGAAGAGACCATCTAGGCCCACTACTAAGGTAATTCGAGAAATCCGCCTTAAAACATAACTCAATCGAGAAGTGGTCGTGTGCTTAGCTGATGATGATATCCTTTTGCCTACCTTTCTCAAGAAACACGTAGAAGAAAATGCAGAGCCCAACGTAACAGTCACCTTAATGAACTCTCCCTACCTAATGTCGACCACATTAAATGCTAGATGATTGGCCTGAATAGTAGAAGCACCTCCAAAAGCCTATCTTCATAATTAAGAAATGGCAAGAGAAGGTactgatgagacaagtatccTACTAAATCCAACTAAGAGCAAGACAGCTGGAGGAGGAGGAAGATGGCTATAAAAGGCAAAGGAGGACAACAAGAGAGGGATccaaaaaaattgtaggaaGAACAAGAGAAAGAAGTGAGAAGAGTCTTAACTTGTATTTTTCCCTTAGAACTCCCGTATGGAACTCAGGAAACCTCATGAAAAGTCGCCATCATCTGCTGCTATTGGAGTTCAACAACATGGAGTTTCTAGAGAGGGTTATCATACTCCAAAGAAACTTATATGGAATGACCTATGGAACCGAAGACATTCCACCTTAAGTGTTAGTGAATAATGGCCTATCACAAGATGATGACAAGTTAGATGGTAGATAGAATTTAGTTTAtgaaatttctttcaaattagttggagttttcaaaatttatgcCATTTCTGTATCATACATGCACTTATAACAATCCCAAAAATAatctgttttcactttttctcccctaattttttgtgctattttacaatttttcttatggaacatttaatttatttcctcTGGTTTTCTTATCTTATTTTCTAATTCTACATGATTAATTGATGTAGGATGAACAGATCAGGACCTACAAGGAAGTGGTTGTTTTAGAGGAGTAGCTAATGAGTTGAGTTCTTGTGTTCTGGACCGCCTTAAATTTTCCAAGTTAATCTGCAATGCCTTGATTTCTTCCTGTGTTTTAATAAGTGTTTTTGTGGATCACTATGCTCCTGGCTAATTGTTAAACCTTCCATCTCTATTGGGTTGAGAATTTGATGGTGATTGCCTTCATGGCTATGTTAATCAATTGATGCCAGAGTTGAACTTAGTGATCTTGTTTCTTTAGATAGGCACTTAATTAATGGGCAGAATGGTTGAAGCTGCTTTCACTTTGCCAAGATAGTTTAACTGCGGCTCATTTGATCATGGAGAATGGGGTTCTCCTGAACCTTTTCTAAGTGCAGCAGCTGTAAATATTCTGCCCATATCAGCAAACATTCCAGAAGATTgcaaattttattcttttattatgtAATTATTGTTAATTAAATGGAGCAATAACAGGAAAATTGGCCAGTCTGGGTCATAAAAGCTAAGTCATACATATTAAGACATGGGAAAGCCTGGCCTGGTTGATTATCAAGAAATTCCAATCTGCCCATTTGATTTGGTATTAGTAATCAATCAATCCAGTCGAAAATGGGGTCATTCGAGGTAAAATCTAGACCCAGTCTGACCAACCTAATTGTCCTATGTGTATGTAGGCATAAGGACTTTTATATGTTTGTATGTGCATAGCTGCACACTAGGTTCCTTCTCTGTTTCACTACGTTTCATGTATCCAAATGTAGTTCGTGGTCTAGTTAGTAGGTTgctgtttctttcttttgtgaGGAAGTAGGGCATGATCTATATCTTTGGACTTCCATTATCTATTTATCTTGATTACTTGCTGGTCTGCATGCATTTTTGGATGAATAGAGCAAATGTAGATGTAGATGGAGCTGTCTTCAATGCTCTTTCTACCGCTGGCATGGGAGTGCTAATTCGGGATGACAAGGGCCGAGTGGTTGGAGCTCTGAGCCAGAATTTTCATGCTCCACTTGGACCTCTGGAAGCCGAAGCAAAGGCCATGGAGGCTGCTGTACTGTTTGCAAGGGACTTAGGTGTTCAGGACATTACATTTGAGGGGGACTCGCTGCAAGTCTGCAACTTCTTGGCTGGGAGCACAGTAGTACCACCTGCTGTGGCTAATGTTCTGGAAGGCATTCGTTTCCATCTTCAATTCTTTCGCAGTTATGTTTTTTCACATGTAAAAAGGGCAGGTAACAAGCCTGCCCATCTATTGGCACAGCATGCTAAATTTGTTTCTAGTTATGAGGTATGGGTTGAGGAAACCCCCAGTTTCTTAGAAACTGTTATTGCCTCTGATGCATCtggtttgtatttgtttttctcAAAGGTCCATGAAGGATGACATTGTTGATGCATCAAACTCCATGCTAATTTATTAGTTCAAATACATTAAGTCAAGCATGACAGTGTCCTAAAGTGCAgctttaagaagaaaaaaaacatctccttttctttcctttagGTCATATTATATTGATAATTTTGAATACTTATGTGTAGGTATATGTATAGAATTATTTTATGATAGGCTAGCAAATGAATTTTATAAAGGATCATCTCTACAACATCTGTGAGATTATTTAAGTAGGTAGTCAACTAATTATAACCGAATTGAAGGAGGCTTTGGAACCGAGTATGATTTAGATCACTACTAATTTTGGCCATCTGCATCAATAACTGGCatggcatatatatatacacaaccATTATTGCTTTCAGCCTAACACCCAAATTTGCATACTAGAAAATGCAAATTGTGGAGAGGACAGGGTTAGACACAAGTCTTTATTGGTATTTTATTATGATGAGGGCCTAAAgtgaaaaaacaaacacaataaaCAATCTTTTAATGTGTACACATGTGATTAATATTAACAATTTATTACTAAGAAATTTATACACTCATcctaatatttatattttacgACAAAACCTGCATGGGTTTTATCATTtaccactacaaaaaaaaaaaaaaaaaaatcaatacatcaATACACTTGCATAATAGAGCAAGATGTCttctgaaaaattaaaaataaaattcaaaacaaacttaaTATGATTGCAAAAATGCTCTGTTTTATTCGTGAGTCCAACCATCTTACTTGGTAATAAAATAGTGTTTATGCAGCCAACCCCACATGCATACACACTACTGTTCTTATCAGGCcaagatttcttgaagtatGTGAAAGCAGGTAGCTAGTGCCTACTGACCAAGGGGTGATCTTTTGTCAAATTAAAAAGCACTCATAGTCGGTGACACACTTAAGTTATCTTTGGAAAAAGCTTGCATGTTCATACATTGTCCATCTCTGGTGGCATTCTTCTTCTTAAAGTATGAGAAAAGAGTGGTAAATAGCTAGTGGCTACTGACTAGGGTCTTGACAACTTTTGTCAAATTAAAAAGCAATGTTGTCTTGGATAACAAAAACCATAGTCGGTGACACAAAATCTAGTCATTCTTTGGAAAAAAGCTTTGCAGATTTGTCCATCTCTCGTTGGAATTGAAGTTACCAATTGATGCCAACCGGTTATATCTATAAGAGATGgccaaaagaaaaaggtaaaaattgAGAGGCGAGAGAGAATCTTCAGTGTCAAAAGGAAGTAATATCCTAATCAATAAGCAAAGACTAAAGCTGTTTCCACACCAAGTTTAGCACCtttaattgtttcttttctcatctATTCTATACACACCTTTTGCACTATTTCTTACCccaaaaccaagaaaagaaTTCCAATATTGAACACTACCAGGACACACCCcctgtgtttttctttttcatagtCTCTCAAAACTCACATACCAGATCATGCCATGCGAGAGTAATGGTAGCACAATAACACAAAGAAGAACACAACAACAGGGCTTGCTTTGAAGCTCCCACATATTACTACATCTCTCAATCAAGATGGTTCGGAAGCTGATAGTTGAAGTGGTGGATGCCCGGAATCTGATGCCAAAAGACGGTCACGGCACGTCTAGTCCTTACGTCCAGGTCGACTACTACGGGCAGCGAAAGCGAACAAAAACAGCAATTTGCGAACTGAACCCAACATGGAATGAGGTTCTGGAGTTTAACGTGGCCAAGCCCTCCGACGCCCAAGTGTTGGGAGACCTGTTGGAGGTTGTCATTTACCATGACAAGAACCATGGACCAACAACGAGGAACAACTTTCTCGGTTGGATACGCTTGGATTCCACACAGCTTTTCGTTAAGAAAGGCGAGGAGGCCTTGATATATTTCCCTTTACAGAAGAagagcttgttttcttggattcAAGGTGACATTGGTCTCAAGATTTATTATGTCGATCATGATGAGAACGAGGTCGTCCCACCACCGCCACCTCCAGAGCCTGAAAAAAAGCAAGAAGAACCGCCAGCTGTGGCAGCCCCACCACCACCTGAACCAGCTCCTGCGCCACCTGGTGCTGATGGAGAGAAGCCTAATGAAGAGCCacctgctgctgctgctgaagCTGAAGCTGAAGCTGCAGCGGCGCCACCACCAGAGAATGCGGAAGCTGAACCTGAGAAGCCAACAGAATCATCTCAGCCTCCTCCTCAACCAACAGTGGAAGAGTCCACGCCTCCAGAGGTGGACTCTTCCACTGTTGGAGGCGTGGAAGAGCCCACGCCTCCAGATGATCCCGTCATCGAAATGATGCCAGCATCTGTTTCTAAATCAATGCCCGAAGTGAGAATCGCAGGTCCACAACCAATTAAGAGGCCATTTACAGGACATGGAAGCAACTTTACTCCATTGGATCCAACAGAAAGTATGACAATAGAGAAGTCCTCATTCGATCTCGTCGAGAAGATGCACTACTTATTCGTTCAAGTGGTGAAGGCAAGGAAACTCCCCAGCATCGTGAACCCAATTGTCAGAATTGGGGTCTCGGGAGGACACAATGCTCAGTCCAACCCTGCTCGAAAAAGTCCTAATTTCTTCTTTGAGTGGGATCACACATTTGCTTTCGGCCGCAACTCCCCGGATTCTTCCTCCACCTTAGAAGTCTCCGTGTGGGACTCAGTACACAACACTTTCTTAGGTGGGATTTGCTTTGATGTGACGGAAATCCCATTGCGGGACCCACCGGATAGTCCATTGGCTCCACAGTGGTACAGGTTGGATGGGAATGAGACCCACTATCCAGGTGAGCTCATGCTTGCCACTTGGATTGGCACGCAAGCTGATGAGGCATTCCCTGATGCAACAAAGAGTACTGACTGCCGTAACAATGTGAACTCAAGAGCAAAAGTGTACCAATCTCCAAAGTTGTGGTACCTCAGAGCTACTGTTGTAGAAGCTCGAGACATTCTTGATCTGCCATTGAAAGATTTGTCATTCCAAATCAAAGCACAGTTGGGAATTTTCCAAGTGTTGAAAACCAAAGTCTCTGTCACACGCGATGGCTCACCGTTGTGGAACGAAGACTTGCTATTTATAGCTGCCGAGCCATTCAGCGATTACTTAATCTTTTTCCTTGAAATGCGGCAATCTAGTAAAGCACCACCGGTAACCATTGGCATTGTGAGGATTCCAAATGCGGCCATCGAAAGGCGTGTGGACGATCGAAAGGTGGCGTCCCACTGgtattgttagaattatgtgctCTCATAAACtagttttatgaatttttattttcacatacatTATTGTTATGGATATTTTCATCGACAAGTGATTATCACACACTTATTAATGTTTATTGTCTTATCAAGCATTCAATTTTGGATATGATGTACACTATATAAGTGTGtgaca
The DNA window shown above is from Quercus lobata isolate SW786 chromosome 7, ValleyOak3.0 Primary Assembly, whole genome shotgun sequence and carries:
- the LOC115954238 gene encoding protein QUIRKY, giving the protein MVRKLIVEVVDARNLMPKDGHGTSSPYVQVDYYGQRKRTKTAICELNPTWNEVLEFNVAKPSDAQVLGDLLEVVIYHDKNHGPTTRNNFLGWIRLDSTQLFVKKGEEALIYFPLQKKSLFSWIQGDIGLKIYYVDHDENEVVPPPPPPEPEKKQEEPPAVAAPPPPEPAPAPPGADGEKPNEEPPAAAAEAEAEAAAAPPPENAEAEPEKPTESSQPPPQPTVEESTPPEVDSSTVGGVEEPTPPDDPVIEMMPASVSKSMPEVRIAGPQPIKRPFTGHGSNFTPLDPTESMTIEKSSFDLVEKMHYLFVQVVKARKLPSIVNPIVRIGVSGGHNAQSNPARKSPNFFFEWDHTFAFGRNSPDSSSTLEVSVWDSVHNTFLGGICFDVTEIPLRDPPDSPLAPQWYRLDGNETHYPGELMLATWIGTQADEAFPDATKSTDCRNNVNSRAKVYQSPKLWYLRATVVEARDILDLPLKDLSFQIKAQLGIFQVLKTKVSVTRDGSPLWNEDLLFIAAEPFSDYLIFFLEMRQSSKAPPVTIGIVRIPNAAIERRVDDRKVASHWFNLEAPNNDEKRAMYKGRIHLRLCFDGGYHVMDEAAHLCSDYRPTARQLWKPPVGTIELGIIGCKSLIPMKTMGKGKGFTDAYCVAKYGSKWIRTRTISDSLEPKWNEQYTWKVYDPCTVLSVGVFDDSSGILFETDSTSKPDSRIGKVRVRISTLQTGKVYRNLYPLLVLSNSGMKKMGELEIAIRFTRAASNLDILHVYSQPLLPLMHHIKPLGMVQQEMLRNIAAKTIAVHLSRSEPPVKREVVLYMLDADSQGFSMRKVRVNYFRIINVIVGFMDIIKWVEEIRTWRSPMATILVHALFVMLVWFPDLIVPTLAFYVFVIGAWNYRFKSREPLPHFDPKISLVDGVDRDELDEEFDMVPSNRPNEVVRMRYDKLRTVGARVQRILGDIASQGERVQALVTWRDPRATGIFVGLCFVVAMIMYMVPSKMVAMAFGFYYLRHPIFRDRMPSPALNFFRRLPSLSDRIM